A single genomic interval of Chlorogloeopsis sp. ULAP01 harbors:
- a CDS encoding FAD-binding domain-containing protein, translated as MSEDMQREFANRDELVAYLRQQFPQAAERSDRISETVGGRKAAQKVLQKVDPQRYSQTRNFFTGAVTRLSPYIRYGVLSLREIREYVLDRIQNLDDATKLINELGWRDYWQRLYAKLGDGIWQDQEEYKTGYTLSEYIPELSNDIKQGTTGRVCIDSFSKQLKETGYLHNHARMWLAAYIIHWRRVRWQAGAKWFLEHLLDGDPASNNLSWQWVASTFSHKPYYFNRENLERYTASVYCKGCPLYGNCDFEGSYEELEQQLFPKGEFAKKPNSQSWQKGKKRR; from the coding sequence ATGAGTGAAGATATGCAGCGCGAGTTTGCCAACCGCGATGAGTTGGTAGCCTATCTGCGCCAACAATTTCCCCAAGCAGCTGAACGTAGCGATCGCATTAGCGAAACAGTAGGTGGGCGCAAAGCTGCTCAAAAAGTACTGCAAAAAGTAGATCCACAACGCTACAGTCAAACACGTAATTTTTTCACGGGGGCTGTAACCCGACTTTCTCCCTACATTCGCTATGGCGTTCTCAGTTTGCGCGAAATTCGAGAGTATGTCCTTGATCGCATTCAAAATCTAGACGATGCAACCAAATTAATTAACGAGTTAGGTTGGCGCGATTACTGGCAACGCCTGTATGCCAAGTTGGGAGATGGGATTTGGCAAGACCAAGAAGAATATAAAACAGGTTATACTCTCAGCGAATATATACCTGAATTGTCAAATGACATCAAACAAGGTACAACAGGCAGAGTTTGCATCGACAGTTTTAGCAAGCAACTAAAAGAAACTGGCTATCTTCACAATCACGCTCGAATGTGGCTGGCAGCTTACATCATTCATTGGCGACGTGTTCGCTGGCAAGCTGGAGCTAAATGGTTTCTCGAACATCTTTTAGATGGCGATCCTGCTAGCAACAATCTTTCATGGCAATGGGTAGCTAGCACCTTTAGCCACAAACCCTATTACTTCAACCGCGAGAACTTAGAGCGCTATACTGCCAGTGTCTACTGTAAAGGATGCCCCCTCTACGGAAATTGTGATTTTGAAGGCAGCTATGAAGAATTAGAACAGCAGCTATTTCCCAAAGGAGAATTTGCTAAAAAGCCCAATAGCCAAAGCTGGCAGAAAGGCAAGAAACGGCGTTAA
- a CDS encoding ATP-binding protein, with the protein MEKIQIKVLLVEDNPFDTELLQQLFIRAHQQEWEIVNVEQLSEAIDVCTGQTIHSCDNSSPLTLNPNSIDVVLLDLSLPDSMGLDTLKEFRIAVPDIPVVVLTGLNDEEMALQAMAEGAQDYLVKDEITIQSLPRAIRYAIERAEILKQLRESEQHTRKALLKEQELNKLKSDFVAMISHEFRTPMSTICTSLDLLQTSDKLTQEWREQFFRRIENALKQMLKLLDEVLFLSKNEVSQFKLQIAHLNLINFCYEIVESIQFSEGKNHKIEFAASGECFEAEMDEELLGSILNNLLSNAIKYSPSESTIYFYLTCQDNMAKFQIKDNGIGIPKKDQIHLCETFFRGSNVGKISGTGLGLAIVRRCVDLHHGYIQVESEENVGTIVTVTLPLH; encoded by the coding sequence ATGGAAAAGATACAAATTAAAGTTCTTCTCGTAGAAGATAACCCCTTTGACACTGAACTTTTACAACAATTATTTATTCGCGCCCATCAACAAGAATGGGAAATAGTAAATGTAGAACAATTGAGTGAGGCAATCGATGTTTGCACTGGACAAACTATTCATAGCTGTGATAATTCTTCTCCATTGACATTAAATCCTAACAGTATTGACGTCGTGCTATTGGATTTGAGCCTACCTGATTCTATGGGGCTAGACACGTTAAAAGAATTTCGGATCGCTGTACCGGATATTCCAGTTGTGGTGCTAACAGGATTGAATGATGAGGAGATGGCACTGCAAGCAATGGCAGAAGGTGCGCAGGATTATCTTGTCAAAGACGAGATTACGATTCAAAGTTTGCCGCGTGCTATTCGTTATGCCATCGAACGAGCAGAAATTCTTAAACAGCTAAGAGAAAGTGAACAACACACTCGTAAGGCATTACTAAAAGAACAGGAGCTTAACAAGCTCAAATCTGATTTTGTGGCGATGATTTCGCATGAATTCCGCACTCCTATGAGCACTATTTGCACATCTTTAGATTTGCTGCAAACTAGCGATAAATTGACACAAGAGTGGCGAGAGCAATTTTTTAGACGTATAGAAAATGCTTTGAAACAAATGCTTAAGCTTTTAGATGAGGTATTGTTTCTAAGTAAAAATGAAGTCAGCCAATTTAAATTACAAATTGCTCATTTAAATTTAATCAATTTTTGTTACGAAATTGTAGAAAGTATACAATTCAGCGAAGGAAAGAACCACAAGATTGAATTTGCTGCGTCTGGAGAATGTTTTGAAGCAGAAATGGATGAAGAATTGCTCGGTTCGATTTTAAATAACTTACTTTCTAATGCTATTAAATATTCTCCTTCCGAAAGTACTATTTATTTTTATTTGACTTGTCAAGATAACATGGCAAAATTTCAGATCAAAGATAATGGCATAGGTATTCCCAAAAAAGACCAAATCCATCTATGTGAAACTTTCTTCCGTGGTAGTAATGTGGGTAAAATTTCAGGTACGGGATTGGGACTTGCAATTGTCAGAAGGTGTGTGGATTTACATCATGGTTACATCCAAGTAGAAAGCGAGGAAAATGTTGGCACAATCGTAACAGTAACCCTGCCATTACATTAA
- a CDS encoding branched-chain amino acid ABC transporter permease — protein sequence MDISLILQQFLNGLSIGSVYAIFALGYTLVYSILGIINLAHGAIFTLGAYFTYALMGGRFGFNGLLANAALPIQLPFALALVVGSILAGIVGVIVERIAFLPLRQRGSDPLLTVVSSLGVGVVIVNLIQYLVGAESYTYPADTYGNLPPAINFGSSDSPIPIRTVQVVIFGVSMVFVAILTYFISRTKYGKAMQAIAEDATTASLLGINSDRFIVLTFFISSFLAGLAGTLVASSVSIAGPYFGIAFGLRGLAVIVLGGLGSIPGAVLGGLLIGLVEAFVPAEYSGYKDAVAFGILFIMLLVRPQGLLGRRLIQKV from the coding sequence ATGGATATATCTCTGATTTTGCAACAATTTTTAAACGGGTTATCTATTGGTAGCGTCTATGCTATTTTTGCTTTAGGGTATACCCTAGTTTACTCAATTTTGGGCATCATTAATTTAGCTCACGGTGCAATTTTCACCCTGGGAGCTTATTTTACCTATGCACTGATGGGTGGTAGGTTTGGATTTAATGGCTTGTTAGCAAATGCTGCACTACCTATACAATTACCATTTGCATTGGCATTAGTTGTGGGAAGCATTCTCGCAGGAATAGTTGGAGTAATAGTAGAAAGAATTGCTTTTCTACCTTTGCGCCAGCGTGGTTCCGATCCCTTGCTCACAGTGGTTTCTAGCTTGGGTGTGGGAGTCGTGATTGTCAACTTAATTCAGTATTTAGTAGGTGCAGAAAGTTATACTTATCCTGCTGATACTTATGGTAATTTACCACCCGCTATTAACTTTGGTAGCTCAGATAGTCCAATTCCTATTCGCACTGTGCAGGTAGTAATTTTTGGTGTTTCAATGGTGTTTGTCGCCATTCTTACCTATTTTATTAGCCGCACTAAATACGGTAAAGCAATGCAGGCGATCGCTGAAGATGCAACTACCGCCAGTTTATTAGGAATTAATAGCGATCGCTTTATCGTGCTGACATTTTTTATCAGCAGTTTTTTAGCAGGATTAGCAGGTACTTTAGTTGCCTCCAGTGTTAGCATAGCAGGGCCGTATTTCGGCATTGCTTTTGGGCTACGGGGGCTAGCAGTGATTGTTTTGGGTGGCTTGGGTAGTATTCCCGGTGCGGTATTGGGAGGTTTGCTCATCGGATTGGTGGAGGCATTTGTTCCAGCCGAATACTCCGGTTACAAAGACGCTGTTGCCTTTGGGATTTTGTTTATTATGCTTTTAGTTCGACCTCAGGGTTTATTGGGACGACGATTGATTCAAAAAGTTTAA
- a CDS encoding ABC transporter substrate-binding protein yields the protein MKKFTALTTTLFASYTVLLTACGGTTSNTTTNTSASQGVSGSIPIGIAVAQTSNVALLGQEQVTGAKIAEKYFNAQGGINGTPIKLVFQDAGGDENSAINAFQTLINKDRVVGIVGPTLSQQAFSADPIAERAKVPVVGPSNTANGVPEIGDYVARVSAPISVVAPNAVKAALKQNPNIKKVAVFYAQNDAYSKSETEIFQKTVKDSGLDLVTVQKFQTTDTDFQAQATNALNLKPDLVIISGLAADGGNLVRQLRELGYKGIIIGGNGLNTSNVFKVCKNFCDGVMIAQAYSPEHPGEINKAFRQAYLQQYKTEPPQFSAQAFTAVQVYIDALKSLDKKTKISTLPLNQVRTELNKELLAGKYNTPLGEIAFTPKGEVIQKEFYIAQIKMQQNGNDGKFAYLK from the coding sequence ATGAAAAAATTTACTGCTCTGACAACCACATTGTTTGCTTCTTACACTGTATTGTTAACAGCTTGTGGAGGCACAACTAGTAATACTACTACCAACACATCAGCAAGCCAAGGTGTATCTGGCTCTATTCCCATCGGTATTGCTGTTGCACAGACAAGTAATGTAGCATTACTCGGTCAAGAACAAGTGACAGGGGCAAAAATTGCAGAGAAGTATTTTAACGCTCAAGGTGGTATTAACGGTACACCAATCAAATTGGTGTTCCAAGATGCTGGTGGTGACGAAAACAGTGCTATTAATGCTTTTCAAACATTGATTAACAAAGATAGGGTTGTAGGTATTGTTGGCCCAACTTTATCACAACAAGCCTTTAGCGCCGATCCAATCGCCGAGCGTGCTAAAGTACCAGTAGTTGGCCCCTCAAATACAGCTAATGGGGTTCCAGAAATTGGAGATTATGTTGCGCGTGTGTCTGCACCAATTTCTGTAGTTGCTCCTAATGCCGTCAAGGCAGCGCTCAAACAAAACCCCAACATTAAGAAAGTTGCTGTTTTCTATGCCCAAAATGATGCATACAGTAAATCTGAAACAGAGATTTTTCAGAAAACAGTCAAAGATTCGGGACTAGATTTAGTAACAGTACAAAAGTTTCAAACTACAGATACAGATTTTCAAGCTCAAGCCACTAATGCATTAAATTTAAAGCCAGATTTAGTAATAATTTCCGGTTTGGCTGCTGATGGTGGAAACTTGGTACGGCAACTACGAGAATTAGGTTACAAAGGCATAATTATTGGTGGCAATGGATTGAACACTTCTAATGTGTTTAAAGTGTGTAAGAATTTTTGTGATGGTGTGATGATTGCCCAAGCCTATAGCCCTGAACATCCTGGGGAAATTAATAAAGCATTTCGCCAAGCTTACCTACAGCAATATAAAACAGAACCACCACAATTTAGCGCTCAAGCTTTTACAGCTGTACAGGTATATATAGATGCTCTAAAATCTCTAGATAAAAAGACCAAAATTAGTACTCTTCCTCTCAATCAAGTGCGCACAGAGTTAAACAAAGAGTTATTAGCAGGAAAATATAATACTCCCTTAGGTGAAATTGCTTTTACACCAAAAGGTGAGGTGATTCAAAAAGAGTTTTATATTGCCCAAATTAAAATGCAGCAGAATGGCAATGATGGCAAATTTGCATATTTAAAATAG
- a CDS encoding 2-phosphosulfolactate phosphatase family protein, whose translation MKLFVYHTPELTPTGKVPECAIAVDVLRATTTMATVLAAGGEAVQVFSDLDHLMQVSESWPIEKRLRAGERGGAKVPGFDMGNSPLDCTPDIVQGRRLFISTTNGTRTLQRVQDAQSVLAAAFINRSAVVKYLLEIQPETVWIVGSGWEGNFSLEDTACAGAIAHSICQKTQLSPDEIAGNDEVINAIALYSQWQDNLLGLFHHASHGKRLLRLNCHEDLKYCSQADILDVLPMQQEPGVLKRYY comes from the coding sequence GTGAAGCTATTTGTATATCACACTCCGGAATTAACTCCAACGGGTAAAGTGCCAGAATGTGCGATCGCAGTCGATGTACTGCGAGCCACCACCACAATGGCGACAGTGTTAGCAGCTGGAGGCGAGGCTGTTCAAGTCTTCAGCGATTTAGATCATCTCATGCAAGTTAGCGAATCTTGGCCTATTGAAAAACGGCTACGAGCGGGAGAACGAGGAGGCGCAAAAGTTCCTGGCTTTGACATGGGTAACTCCCCTTTAGACTGTACGCCAGATATTGTACAAGGACGGCGCTTGTTTATCAGTACTACTAATGGCACTCGTACTTTACAGCGAGTACAGGATGCCCAGTCTGTTTTGGCAGCAGCATTTATTAACCGTAGCGCCGTAGTGAAGTATCTTCTGGAAATTCAGCCAGAGACAGTATGGATTGTCGGTTCTGGTTGGGAAGGCAATTTTTCTCTAGAAGATACTGCTTGTGCTGGTGCGATCGCCCATAGTATATGCCAAAAAACTCAATTGTCACCCGATGAAATCGCTGGTAACGATGAAGTAATTAATGCGATCGCTCTTTACTCTCAGTGGCAAGACAATTTATTGGGACTTTTTCACCATGCTAGTCATGGCAAACGCTTATTGCGATTAAATTGTCATGAAGACTTAAAATATTGTTCCCAAGCCGATATTTTAGATGTCTTGCCCATGCAGCAAGAACCAGGAGTTTTAAAAAGGTACTATTAA